The following coding sequences are from one Musa acuminata AAA Group cultivar baxijiao chromosome BXJ2-4, Cavendish_Baxijiao_AAA, whole genome shotgun sequence window:
- the LOC135582552 gene encoding uncharacterized protein LOC135582552 isoform X2, with product MPSALKPSTTTSAGGDHGGGDEKSKDTPVAAKTIGFLVVFGIAASIAKALLTKPNPHPQRPRGPRMGFSNRAVSGDGWGDGPSSARTVVIAKGDTLWGLSKTYGVTVDAIREANGITGNKIYAGKKLIIP from the exons ATGCCCTCCGCCCTAAAGCCCTCCACCACCACCAGCGCCGGCGGTGACCATGGCGGCGGCGACGAAAAATCGAAGGACACCCCAGTGGCTGCGAAGACCATCGGTTTCCTGGTTGTCTTTGGCATCGCCGCGAGCATCGCCAAGGCCCTTTTGACGAAGCCGAACCCTCATCCCCAGCGGCCTCGAGGCCCCCGCATGGGCTTCTCCAAT AGAGCGGTGTCCGGCGACGGATGGGGCGATGGGCCCTCCTCGGCTCGGACAGTGGTGATAGCAAAGGGGGACACGCTTTGGGGTCTGTCCAAAACATATGGG GTCACCGTCGATGCGATCAGAGAAGCAAATGGGATCACCGGAAACAAGATCTACGCCGGAAAGAAGCTGATCATCCCCTGA
- the LOC135582552 gene encoding uncharacterized protein LOC135582552 isoform X1 produces the protein MPSALKPSTTTSAGGDHGGGDEKSKDTPVAAKTIGFLVVFGIAASIAKALLTKPNPHPQRPRGPRMGFSNRAVSGDGWGDGPSSARTVVIAKGDTLWGHRRCDQRSKWDHRKQDLRRKEADHPLTDLNLSVSVTSLTSSSFSFVVGFMLE, from the exons ATGCCCTCCGCCCTAAAGCCCTCCACCACCACCAGCGCCGGCGGTGACCATGGCGGCGGCGACGAAAAATCGAAGGACACCCCAGTGGCTGCGAAGACCATCGGTTTCCTGGTTGTCTTTGGCATCGCCGCGAGCATCGCCAAGGCCCTTTTGACGAAGCCGAACCCTCATCCCCAGCGGCCTCGAGGCCCCCGCATGGGCTTCTCCAAT AGAGCGGTGTCCGGCGACGGATGGGGCGATGGGCCCTCCTCGGCTCGGACAGTGGTGATAGCAAAGGGGGACACGCTTTGGG GTCACCGTCGATGCGATCAGAGAAGCAAATGGGATCACCGGAAACAAGATCTACGCCGGAAAGAAGCTGATCATCCCCTGACTGACCTCAATCTCTCCGTTTCGGTGACCTCTTTAACCTCCTCTTCTTTTAGCTTCGTAGTGGGTTTTATGCTTGAGTAG
- the LOC135582556 gene encoding neutral ceramidase-like isoform X1 — protein sequence MSFPCSAQDGLYLNLIGRSLSQCKRSHIRLLRCTIGSMANMWFYLLLLVSIQNIGGTQSDSTYLIGLGSYDITGPAADVNMMGYANAEQIASGVHFRLKARAFIVAEPGGNRVVFVNLDACMASQLVTIKVLERLKSRYGDMYNDKNVAISGIHTHAGPGGYLQYVVYIVTSLGFVRQSFDVIVDGIEKSIIEAHENLRPGNIFVNNGELLDASINRSPSAYLNNPDAERSKFKYDVDKEMTLLKFVDDEWGPIGSFNWFATHGTSMSRTNSLISGDNKGAAARFMEDWAEQTGYAKGSDIVTSVRHSSLHRRVSMIIPQPHENFHKLRQLASSFLASGGRHLASSESVSQRVRNGQDGKPKFVSAFCQSNCGDVSPNVLGTFCIDTGLPCDFNHSTCNGKNELCYGRGPGYPDEFESTRIIGDRQFTKAVELFDKASEQVKGKVDYRQTYIDFSKLEVTLLSSDGGQEVVKTCPAAMGFAFAAGTTDGPGAFDFKQGDDKGNPFWKLVRNLLKTPSKEQVACQQPKPILLDTGDMDLPYDWAPAILPVQIIRIGQVVILCVPGEFSTMAGRRLRDAVRTVLTSDGNGEFDSNVHIVIAGLSNTYSQYVTTYDEYLIQRYEGASTLYGPHTLNGYIQEFKKLASALLDGKIIESDLQPPDLLDKQISFLPPVVMDTTPYGVKFGDVGTDVPENSTFRPGDMVTATFWSACPRNDLLTEGTFSLVEILDGSSTWVPAYDDDDFSLRFKWSRPSRFSAHSHATIEWRIPETVAAGVYRLRHFGTSKSLFGKIRHFTGTSRAFVVL from the exons ATGTCTTTTCCAT GTTCAGCTCAAGATGGCTTGTACTTGAATTTGATTGGGAGGTCCCTTTCCCAGTGCAAGAGGAGTCACATTCGTCTTCTCCGTTGTACCATTGGTTCAATGGCAAACATGTGGTTTTACCTCTTGCTATTAGTTTCCATCCAGAACATTGGAGGAACTCAATCAGATTCAACATATTTAATTGGGCTTGGGAGCTATGACATAACAGGACCTGCAGCTGATGTCAATATGATGGGATATGCTAATGCTGAACAGATTGCTTCTGGTGTCCATTTCAGACTGAAGGCCCGGGCATTTATTGTTGCAGAGCCAGGAGGGAATCGTGTAGTTTTTGTGAATCTTGATGCATGCATGGCATCTCAGCTTGTGACGATCAAAGTCCTTGAGAGACTAAAGTCAAG GTATGGGGACATGTACAATGACAAAAATGTAGCCATCAGTGGGATTCACACTCATGCTGGTCCTGGGGGTTACCTCCAATATGTTGTGTATATTGTAACATCTCTTGGATTTGTAAGGCAATCATTTGATGTCATTGTCGATGGCATCGAGAAAAGCATCATAGAAGCCCATGAAAATCTCCGTCCAGGAAATATCTTTGTCAACAATG GAGAACTCTTGGATGCTAGCATAAATCGCAGTCCTAGTGCCTACCTTAATAATCCTGATGCAGAGCGAAGCAAATTCAAGTATGATGTTGACAAAGAAATGACTTTATTGAAGTTTGTAGATGATGAATGGGGTCCCATTGGGAGTTTTAACTGGTTTGCGACTCATGGTACTTCAATGAGTCGTACAAACTCCTTGATAAGTGGCGACAACAAAGGAGCTGCTGCACGTTTTATGGAGGACTGGGCAGAGCAAACGGGTTATGCTAAAGGAAGTGACATTGTCACTAGCGTTAGACATAGTTCACTTCATCGAAGGGTTTCAATGATAATTCCTCAACCACATGAGAACT TTCATAAGTTAAGGCAGCTGGCATCCTCTTTCCTGGCATCAGGTGGAAGGCATTTAGCAAGCTCTGAAAGTGTGTCACAACGTGTCCGAAATGGGCAAGATGGCAAACCAAAATTTGTATCTGCCTTTTGTCAATCAAACTGTGGAGATGTGAGTCCAAATGTGCTCGGGACTTTCTGCATAGATACTGGACTTCCTTGTGATTTCAATCACAGTACCTGCAACGGGAAGAATGAACTTTGCTATGGACGAGGCCCAGG ATACCCAGATGAATTTGAAAGCACCAGGATCATTGGTGATAGGCAATTCACGAAGGCTGTTGAACTCTTCGATAAGGCTTCTGAGCAGGTAAAAGGAAAAGTTGACTATCGTCAGACCTACATAGATTTCTCAAAGCTTGAGGTCACACTTCTTTCAAGTGATGGAGGCCAGGAAGTTGTTAAAACATGTCCGGCAGCCATGGGATTTGCTTTTGCTGCAGGAACCACAGATGGTCCTGGAGCGTTTGATTTTAAGCAAGGGGATGACAAG GGTAATCCTTTCTGGAAACTGGTGAGAAATTTGTTGAAAACACCTAGCAAGGAGCAAGTTGCTTGTCAACAGCCAAAGCCGATCTTACTTGACACTGGTGATATGGATCTACCATATGATTGGGCG CCTGCGATACTTCCAGTGCAGATAATCCGAATAGGACAGGTGGTCATCCTCTGTGTACCTGGAG AGTTTTCTACAATGGCTGGGAGGCGCCTGCGAGATGCTGTTAGAACAGTACTTACCAGTGATGGCAATGGCGAATTTGATAGTAATGTTCACATTGTTATTGCTGGTCTATCAAACACATACTCTCAATATGTGACAACATATGATGAGTACCTGATCCAAAGATATGAG GGTGCATCGACTTTGTACGGTCCCCACACACTCAATGGTTACATTCAGGAGTTCAAAAAGCTAGCGTCCGCTCTCCTGGATGGCAAAATCATCGAATCTGACTTGCAACCTCCTGATCTCTTGGATAAACAGATCAGCTTTCTCCCTCCCGTCGTCATGGACACAACTCCATATGGTGTCAAGTTTGGGGATGTGGGCACCGATGTTCCTGAAAACTCCACGTTCAGGCCAGGTGACATGGTCACTGCAACATTCTGGTCTGCTTGCCCCAGGAATGACCTCCTGACCGAGGGCACATTTTCGCTGGTGGAGATCTTGGACGGCAGCAGTACTTGGGTTCCTGCATACGACGACGACGATTTCAGCTTGCGGTTCAAGTGGTCTAGACCTTCAAGGTTCAGTGCCCATAGCCATGCGACGATAGAATGGAGGATCCCGGAAACAGTTGCTGCAGGTGTCTACCGACTAAGGCATTTCGGCACATCAAAGAGTTTGTTTGGGAAAATTCGTCATTTCACTGGCACATCCCGTGCCTTTGTCGTGCTGTAG
- the LOC135582556 gene encoding neutral ceramidase-like isoform X2 yields the protein MANMWFYLLLLVSIQNIGGTQSDSTYLIGLGSYDITGPAADVNMMGYANAEQIASGVHFRLKARAFIVAEPGGNRVVFVNLDACMASQLVTIKVLERLKSRYGDMYNDKNVAISGIHTHAGPGGYLQYVVYIVTSLGFVRQSFDVIVDGIEKSIIEAHENLRPGNIFVNNGELLDASINRSPSAYLNNPDAERSKFKYDVDKEMTLLKFVDDEWGPIGSFNWFATHGTSMSRTNSLISGDNKGAAARFMEDWAEQTGYAKGSDIVTSVRHSSLHRRVSMIIPQPHENFHKLRQLASSFLASGGRHLASSESVSQRVRNGQDGKPKFVSAFCQSNCGDVSPNVLGTFCIDTGLPCDFNHSTCNGKNELCYGRGPGYPDEFESTRIIGDRQFTKAVELFDKASEQVKGKVDYRQTYIDFSKLEVTLLSSDGGQEVVKTCPAAMGFAFAAGTTDGPGAFDFKQGDDKGNPFWKLVRNLLKTPSKEQVACQQPKPILLDTGDMDLPYDWAPAILPVQIIRIGQVVILCVPGEFSTMAGRRLRDAVRTVLTSDGNGEFDSNVHIVIAGLSNTYSQYVTTYDEYLIQRYEGASTLYGPHTLNGYIQEFKKLASALLDGKIIESDLQPPDLLDKQISFLPPVVMDTTPYGVKFGDVGTDVPENSTFRPGDMVTATFWSACPRNDLLTEGTFSLVEILDGSSTWVPAYDDDDFSLRFKWSRPSRFSAHSHATIEWRIPETVAAGVYRLRHFGTSKSLFGKIRHFTGTSRAFVVL from the exons ATGGCAAACATGTGGTTTTACCTCTTGCTATTAGTTTCCATCCAGAACATTGGAGGAACTCAATCAGATTCAACATATTTAATTGGGCTTGGGAGCTATGACATAACAGGACCTGCAGCTGATGTCAATATGATGGGATATGCTAATGCTGAACAGATTGCTTCTGGTGTCCATTTCAGACTGAAGGCCCGGGCATTTATTGTTGCAGAGCCAGGAGGGAATCGTGTAGTTTTTGTGAATCTTGATGCATGCATGGCATCTCAGCTTGTGACGATCAAAGTCCTTGAGAGACTAAAGTCAAG GTATGGGGACATGTACAATGACAAAAATGTAGCCATCAGTGGGATTCACACTCATGCTGGTCCTGGGGGTTACCTCCAATATGTTGTGTATATTGTAACATCTCTTGGATTTGTAAGGCAATCATTTGATGTCATTGTCGATGGCATCGAGAAAAGCATCATAGAAGCCCATGAAAATCTCCGTCCAGGAAATATCTTTGTCAACAATG GAGAACTCTTGGATGCTAGCATAAATCGCAGTCCTAGTGCCTACCTTAATAATCCTGATGCAGAGCGAAGCAAATTCAAGTATGATGTTGACAAAGAAATGACTTTATTGAAGTTTGTAGATGATGAATGGGGTCCCATTGGGAGTTTTAACTGGTTTGCGACTCATGGTACTTCAATGAGTCGTACAAACTCCTTGATAAGTGGCGACAACAAAGGAGCTGCTGCACGTTTTATGGAGGACTGGGCAGAGCAAACGGGTTATGCTAAAGGAAGTGACATTGTCACTAGCGTTAGACATAGTTCACTTCATCGAAGGGTTTCAATGATAATTCCTCAACCACATGAGAACT TTCATAAGTTAAGGCAGCTGGCATCCTCTTTCCTGGCATCAGGTGGAAGGCATTTAGCAAGCTCTGAAAGTGTGTCACAACGTGTCCGAAATGGGCAAGATGGCAAACCAAAATTTGTATCTGCCTTTTGTCAATCAAACTGTGGAGATGTGAGTCCAAATGTGCTCGGGACTTTCTGCATAGATACTGGACTTCCTTGTGATTTCAATCACAGTACCTGCAACGGGAAGAATGAACTTTGCTATGGACGAGGCCCAGG ATACCCAGATGAATTTGAAAGCACCAGGATCATTGGTGATAGGCAATTCACGAAGGCTGTTGAACTCTTCGATAAGGCTTCTGAGCAGGTAAAAGGAAAAGTTGACTATCGTCAGACCTACATAGATTTCTCAAAGCTTGAGGTCACACTTCTTTCAAGTGATGGAGGCCAGGAAGTTGTTAAAACATGTCCGGCAGCCATGGGATTTGCTTTTGCTGCAGGAACCACAGATGGTCCTGGAGCGTTTGATTTTAAGCAAGGGGATGACAAG GGTAATCCTTTCTGGAAACTGGTGAGAAATTTGTTGAAAACACCTAGCAAGGAGCAAGTTGCTTGTCAACAGCCAAAGCCGATCTTACTTGACACTGGTGATATGGATCTACCATATGATTGGGCG CCTGCGATACTTCCAGTGCAGATAATCCGAATAGGACAGGTGGTCATCCTCTGTGTACCTGGAG AGTTTTCTACAATGGCTGGGAGGCGCCTGCGAGATGCTGTTAGAACAGTACTTACCAGTGATGGCAATGGCGAATTTGATAGTAATGTTCACATTGTTATTGCTGGTCTATCAAACACATACTCTCAATATGTGACAACATATGATGAGTACCTGATCCAAAGATATGAG GGTGCATCGACTTTGTACGGTCCCCACACACTCAATGGTTACATTCAGGAGTTCAAAAAGCTAGCGTCCGCTCTCCTGGATGGCAAAATCATCGAATCTGACTTGCAACCTCCTGATCTCTTGGATAAACAGATCAGCTTTCTCCCTCCCGTCGTCATGGACACAACTCCATATGGTGTCAAGTTTGGGGATGTGGGCACCGATGTTCCTGAAAACTCCACGTTCAGGCCAGGTGACATGGTCACTGCAACATTCTGGTCTGCTTGCCCCAGGAATGACCTCCTGACCGAGGGCACATTTTCGCTGGTGGAGATCTTGGACGGCAGCAGTACTTGGGTTCCTGCATACGACGACGACGATTTCAGCTTGCGGTTCAAGTGGTCTAGACCTTCAAGGTTCAGTGCCCATAGCCATGCGACGATAGAATGGAGGATCCCGGAAACAGTTGCTGCAGGTGTCTACCGACTAAGGCATTTCGGCACATCAAAGAGTTTGTTTGGGAAAATTCGTCATTTCACTGGCACATCCCGTGCCTTTGTCGTGCTGTAG